A single Pan troglodytes isolate AG18354 chromosome X, NHGRI_mPanTro3-v2.0_pri, whole genome shotgun sequence DNA region contains:
- the PORCN gene encoding protein-serine O-palmitoleoyltransferase porcupine isoform X1: MGLKCMPSHHHRTGLFTALERQRSFIHSRSQAVRVHAEHPHAHSWWLSLMYLTSHAFPQSSSTVPLHGLGSPKLKCECQSASFKRGLPHGHPLPLCPCFDRSIHLAIHPWGSAMATFSRQEFFQQLLQGCLLPTAQQGLDQIWLLLAICLACRLLWRLGLPSYLKHASTVAGGFFSLYHFFQLHMVWVVLLSLLCYLVLFLCRHSSHRGVFLSVTILIYLLMGEMHMVDTVTWHKMRGAQMIVAMKAVSLGFDLDRGEVGTVPSPVEFMGYLYFVGTIVFGPWISFHSYLQAVQGRPLSCRWLQKVARSLALALLCLVLSTCVGPYLFPYFIPLDGDRLLRNKKRKARGTMVRWLRAYESAVSFHFSNYFVGFLSEATATLAGAGFTEEKDHLEWDLTVSKPLNVELPRSMVEVVTSWNLPMSYWLNNYVFKNALRLGTFSAVLVTYAASALLHGFSFHLAAVLLSLAFITYVEHVLRKRLARILSACVLSKRCPPDCSHQHRLGLGVRALNLLFGALAIFHLAYLGSLFDVDVDDTTEEQGYGMAYTVHKWSELSWASHWVTFGCWIFYRLIG; the protein is encoded by the exons ATGGGCCTGAAATGTATGCCATCCCATCACCATCGGACTGGACTGTTCACAGCACTGGAGAGACAGAGGTCCTTCATTCACTCCAGGTCACAGGCTGTGCGTGTGCATGCCgaacacccacatgcacacagttGGTGGCTCAGTCTGATGTACCTGACTTCTCACGCCTTCCCCCAGTCCTCCAGTACCGTGCCTCTACATGGGCTGGGCAGCCCCAAACTGAAATGTGAGTGCCAGAGTGCATCCTTTAAGCGAGGTCTGCCCCACGGACACCCGCTCCCTCTGTGTCCCTGCTTTGACAGATCTATCCATCTGGCCATCCATCCGTGGGGGTCTGCAATGGCCACCTTTAGCCGCCAGGAATTTTTCCAGCAGCTACTACAAGGCTGTCTCCTGCCTACTGCCCAGCAGGGCCTTGACCAGATCTGGCTGCTCCTTGCCATCTGCCTCGCCTGCCGCCTCCTCTGGAGGCTCG GGTTGCCATCCTACCTGAAGCATGCAAGCACCGTGGCAGGCGGGTTCTTCAGCCTCTACCACTTCTTCCAGCTGCACATGGTTTGGGTCGTGCTGCTCAGCCTCCTGTGCTACCTCGTGCTGTTCCTCTGCCGACATTCCTCCCATCGAGGCGTCTTCCTATCCGTCACCATCCTCATCTACTTACTCATGGG TGAGATGCACATGGTAGACACCGTGACATGGCACAAGATGCGAG GGGCACAGATGATTGTGGCCATGAAGGCAGTGTCTCTGGGCTTCGACCTGGACCGGGGCGAGGTGGGTACGGTGCCCTCGCCAGTGGAGTTCATGGGCTACCTCTACTTCGTGGGCACCATCGTCTTCGGGCCCTGGATATCCTTCCACAGCTACCTACAAGCTGTCCAAGGCCGCCCACTG AGCTGCCGATGGCTGCAGAAGGTGGCCCGGAGCCTGGCACTGGCCCTGCTGTGCCTTGTGCTGTCCACTTGCGTGGGCCCCTACCTCTTCCCGTACTTCATCCCCCTCGACGGTGACCGCCTCCTTCGCAA CAAGAAACGCAAAGCCAG GGGCACCATGGTAAG GTGGCTGCGAGCCTACGAGAGTGCTGTCTCCTTCCACTTCAGCAACTATTTTGTGGGCTTTCTTTCCGAGGCCACGGCCACGTTGGCGGGGGCTGGCTTTACCGAGGAGAAGGATCACCTGGAATG GGACCTGACGGTGTCCAAGCCACTGAATGTGGAGCTGCCTCGGTCAATGGTGGAAGTTGTCACAAGCTGGAACCTGCCCATGTCTTATTGGCTAAATAACT ATGTTTTCAAGAATGCTCTCCGCCTGGGGACCTTCTCGGCTGTGCTGGTCACCTATGCAGCCAGCGCCCTCCTACAT GGCTTCAGTTTCCACCTGGCTGCGGTCCTGCTGTCCCTGGCTTTTATCACTTACGTGGAGCATG tCCTCCGGAAGCGCCTGGCTCGGATCCTCAGTGCCTGTGTCTTGTCAAAGCGGTGCCCGCCAGACTGTTCGCACCAGCATCGCTTG GGCCTGGGGGTGCGAGCCTTAAACTTGCTCTTTGGAGCTCTGGCCATCTTCCACCTGGCCTACCTGGGCTCCCTGTTTGATGTCGATGTGGACGACACCACAGAGGAGCAG GGCTACGGCATGGCATACACCGTCCACAAGTGGTCAGAGCTCAGCTGGGCCAGTCACTGGGTCACTTTTGGATGCTGGATCTTCTACCGTCTCATAGGCTGA
- the PORCN gene encoding protein-serine O-palmitoleoyltransferase porcupine isoform X2 gives MGLKCMPSHHHRTGLFTALERQRSFIHSRSQAVRVHAEHPHAHSWWLSLMYLTSHAFPQSSSTVPLHGLGSPKLKCECQSASFKRGLPHGHPLPLCPCFDRSIHLAIHPWGSAMATFSRQEFFQQLLQGCLLPTAQQGLDQIWLLLAICLACRLLWRLGLPSYLKHASTVAGGFFSLYHFFQLHMVWVVLLSLLCYLVLFLCRHSSHRGVFLSVTILIYLLMGEMHMVDTVTWHKMRGAQMIVAMKAVSLGFDLDRGEVGTVPSPVEFMGYLYFVGTIVFGPWISFHSYLQAVQGRPLSCRWLQKVARSLALALLCLVLSTCVGPYLFPYFIPLDGDRLLRNKKRKARWLRAYESAVSFHFSNYFVGFLSEATATLAGAGFTEEKDHLEWDLTVSKPLNVELPRSMVEVVTSWNLPMSYWLNNYVFKNALRLGTFSAVLVTYAASALLHGFSFHLAAVLLSLAFITYVEHVLRKRLARILSACVLSKRCPPDCSHQHRLGLGVRALNLLFGALAIFHLAYLGSLFDVDVDDTTEEQGYGMAYTVHKWSELSWASHWVTFGCWIFYRLIG, from the exons ATGGGCCTGAAATGTATGCCATCCCATCACCATCGGACTGGACTGTTCACAGCACTGGAGAGACAGAGGTCCTTCATTCACTCCAGGTCACAGGCTGTGCGTGTGCATGCCgaacacccacatgcacacagttGGTGGCTCAGTCTGATGTACCTGACTTCTCACGCCTTCCCCCAGTCCTCCAGTACCGTGCCTCTACATGGGCTGGGCAGCCCCAAACTGAAATGTGAGTGCCAGAGTGCATCCTTTAAGCGAGGTCTGCCCCACGGACACCCGCTCCCTCTGTGTCCCTGCTTTGACAGATCTATCCATCTGGCCATCCATCCGTGGGGGTCTGCAATGGCCACCTTTAGCCGCCAGGAATTTTTCCAGCAGCTACTACAAGGCTGTCTCCTGCCTACTGCCCAGCAGGGCCTTGACCAGATCTGGCTGCTCCTTGCCATCTGCCTCGCCTGCCGCCTCCTCTGGAGGCTCG GGTTGCCATCCTACCTGAAGCATGCAAGCACCGTGGCAGGCGGGTTCTTCAGCCTCTACCACTTCTTCCAGCTGCACATGGTTTGGGTCGTGCTGCTCAGCCTCCTGTGCTACCTCGTGCTGTTCCTCTGCCGACATTCCTCCCATCGAGGCGTCTTCCTATCCGTCACCATCCTCATCTACTTACTCATGGG TGAGATGCACATGGTAGACACCGTGACATGGCACAAGATGCGAG GGGCACAGATGATTGTGGCCATGAAGGCAGTGTCTCTGGGCTTCGACCTGGACCGGGGCGAGGTGGGTACGGTGCCCTCGCCAGTGGAGTTCATGGGCTACCTCTACTTCGTGGGCACCATCGTCTTCGGGCCCTGGATATCCTTCCACAGCTACCTACAAGCTGTCCAAGGCCGCCCACTG AGCTGCCGATGGCTGCAGAAGGTGGCCCGGAGCCTGGCACTGGCCCTGCTGTGCCTTGTGCTGTCCACTTGCGTGGGCCCCTACCTCTTCCCGTACTTCATCCCCCTCGACGGTGACCGCCTCCTTCGCAA CAAGAAACGCAAAGCCAG GTGGCTGCGAGCCTACGAGAGTGCTGTCTCCTTCCACTTCAGCAACTATTTTGTGGGCTTTCTTTCCGAGGCCACGGCCACGTTGGCGGGGGCTGGCTTTACCGAGGAGAAGGATCACCTGGAATG GGACCTGACGGTGTCCAAGCCACTGAATGTGGAGCTGCCTCGGTCAATGGTGGAAGTTGTCACAAGCTGGAACCTGCCCATGTCTTATTGGCTAAATAACT ATGTTTTCAAGAATGCTCTCCGCCTGGGGACCTTCTCGGCTGTGCTGGTCACCTATGCAGCCAGCGCCCTCCTACAT GGCTTCAGTTTCCACCTGGCTGCGGTCCTGCTGTCCCTGGCTTTTATCACTTACGTGGAGCATG tCCTCCGGAAGCGCCTGGCTCGGATCCTCAGTGCCTGTGTCTTGTCAAAGCGGTGCCCGCCAGACTGTTCGCACCAGCATCGCTTG GGCCTGGGGGTGCGAGCCTTAAACTTGCTCTTTGGAGCTCTGGCCATCTTCCACCTGGCCTACCTGGGCTCCCTGTTTGATGTCGATGTGGACGACACCACAGAGGAGCAG GGCTACGGCATGGCATACACCGTCCACAAGTGGTCAGAGCTCAGCTGGGCCAGTCACTGGGTCACTTTTGGATGCTGGATCTTCTACCGTCTCATAGGCTGA
- the PORCN gene encoding protein-serine O-palmitoleoyltransferase porcupine isoform X6 encodes MGLKCMPSHHHRTGLFTALERQRSFIHSRSQAVRVHAEHPHAHSWWLSLMYLTSHAFPQSSSTVPLHGLGSPKLKCECQSASFKRGLPHGHPLPLCPCFDRSIHLAIHPWGSAMATFSRQEFFQQLLQGCLLPTAQQGLDQIWLLLAICLACRLLWRLGLPSYLKHASTVAGGFFSLYHFFQLHMVWVVLLSLLCYLVLFLCRHSSHRGVFLSVTILIYLLMGEMHMVDTVTWHKMRGAQMIVAMKAVSLGFDLDRGEVGTVPSPVEFMGYLYFVGTIVFGPWISFHSYLQAVQGRPLSCRWLQKVARSLALALLCLVLSTCVGPYLFPYFIPLDGDRLLRNKKRKARDLTVSKPLNVELPRSMVEVVTSWNLPMSYWLNNYVFKNALRLGTFSAVLVTYAASALLHGFSFHLAAVLLSLAFITYVEHVLRKRLARILSACVLSKRCPPDCSHQHRLGLGVRALNLLFGALAIFHLAYLGSLFDVDVDDTTEEQGYGMAYTVHKWSELSWASHWVTFGCWIFYRLIG; translated from the exons ATGGGCCTGAAATGTATGCCATCCCATCACCATCGGACTGGACTGTTCACAGCACTGGAGAGACAGAGGTCCTTCATTCACTCCAGGTCACAGGCTGTGCGTGTGCATGCCgaacacccacatgcacacagttGGTGGCTCAGTCTGATGTACCTGACTTCTCACGCCTTCCCCCAGTCCTCCAGTACCGTGCCTCTACATGGGCTGGGCAGCCCCAAACTGAAATGTGAGTGCCAGAGTGCATCCTTTAAGCGAGGTCTGCCCCACGGACACCCGCTCCCTCTGTGTCCCTGCTTTGACAGATCTATCCATCTGGCCATCCATCCGTGGGGGTCTGCAATGGCCACCTTTAGCCGCCAGGAATTTTTCCAGCAGCTACTACAAGGCTGTCTCCTGCCTACTGCCCAGCAGGGCCTTGACCAGATCTGGCTGCTCCTTGCCATCTGCCTCGCCTGCCGCCTCCTCTGGAGGCTCG GGTTGCCATCCTACCTGAAGCATGCAAGCACCGTGGCAGGCGGGTTCTTCAGCCTCTACCACTTCTTCCAGCTGCACATGGTTTGGGTCGTGCTGCTCAGCCTCCTGTGCTACCTCGTGCTGTTCCTCTGCCGACATTCCTCCCATCGAGGCGTCTTCCTATCCGTCACCATCCTCATCTACTTACTCATGGG TGAGATGCACATGGTAGACACCGTGACATGGCACAAGATGCGAG GGGCACAGATGATTGTGGCCATGAAGGCAGTGTCTCTGGGCTTCGACCTGGACCGGGGCGAGGTGGGTACGGTGCCCTCGCCAGTGGAGTTCATGGGCTACCTCTACTTCGTGGGCACCATCGTCTTCGGGCCCTGGATATCCTTCCACAGCTACCTACAAGCTGTCCAAGGCCGCCCACTG AGCTGCCGATGGCTGCAGAAGGTGGCCCGGAGCCTGGCACTGGCCCTGCTGTGCCTTGTGCTGTCCACTTGCGTGGGCCCCTACCTCTTCCCGTACTTCATCCCCCTCGACGGTGACCGCCTCCTTCGCAA CAAGAAACGCAAAGCCAG GGACCTGACGGTGTCCAAGCCACTGAATGTGGAGCTGCCTCGGTCAATGGTGGAAGTTGTCACAAGCTGGAACCTGCCCATGTCTTATTGGCTAAATAACT ATGTTTTCAAGAATGCTCTCCGCCTGGGGACCTTCTCGGCTGTGCTGGTCACCTATGCAGCCAGCGCCCTCCTACAT GGCTTCAGTTTCCACCTGGCTGCGGTCCTGCTGTCCCTGGCTTTTATCACTTACGTGGAGCATG tCCTCCGGAAGCGCCTGGCTCGGATCCTCAGTGCCTGTGTCTTGTCAAAGCGGTGCCCGCCAGACTGTTCGCACCAGCATCGCTTG GGCCTGGGGGTGCGAGCCTTAAACTTGCTCTTTGGAGCTCTGGCCATCTTCCACCTGGCCTACCTGGGCTCCCTGTTTGATGTCGATGTGGACGACACCACAGAGGAGCAG GGCTACGGCATGGCATACACCGTCCACAAGTGGTCAGAGCTCAGCTGGGCCAGTCACTGGGTCACTTTTGGATGCTGGATCTTCTACCGTCTCATAGGCTGA
- the PORCN gene encoding protein-serine O-palmitoleoyltransferase porcupine isoform X3 — MGLKCMPSHHHRTGLFTALERQRSFIHSRSQAVRVHAEHPHAHSWWLSLMYLTSHAFPQSSSTVPLHGLGSPKLKCECQSASFKRGLPHGHPLPLCPCFDRSIHLAIHPWGSAMATFSRQEFFQQLLQGCLLPTAQQGLDQIWLLLAICLACRLLWRLGLPSYLKHASTVAGGFFSLYHFFQLHMVWVVLLSLLCYLVLFLCRHSSHRGVFLSVTILIYLLMGEMHMVDTVTWHKMRGAQMIVAMKAVSLGFDLDRGEVGTVPSPVEFMGYLYFVGTIVFGPWISFHSYLQAVQGRPLSCRWLQKVARSLALALLCLVLSTCVGPYLFPYFIPLDGDRLLRKWLRAYESAVSFHFSNYFVGFLSEATATLAGAGFTEEKDHLEWDLTVSKPLNVELPRSMVEVVTSWNLPMSYWLNNYVFKNALRLGTFSAVLVTYAASALLHGFSFHLAAVLLSLAFITYVEHVLRKRLARILSACVLSKRCPPDCSHQHRLGLGVRALNLLFGALAIFHLAYLGSLFDVDVDDTTEEQGYGMAYTVHKWSELSWASHWVTFGCWIFYRLIG, encoded by the exons ATGGGCCTGAAATGTATGCCATCCCATCACCATCGGACTGGACTGTTCACAGCACTGGAGAGACAGAGGTCCTTCATTCACTCCAGGTCACAGGCTGTGCGTGTGCATGCCgaacacccacatgcacacagttGGTGGCTCAGTCTGATGTACCTGACTTCTCACGCCTTCCCCCAGTCCTCCAGTACCGTGCCTCTACATGGGCTGGGCAGCCCCAAACTGAAATGTGAGTGCCAGAGTGCATCCTTTAAGCGAGGTCTGCCCCACGGACACCCGCTCCCTCTGTGTCCCTGCTTTGACAGATCTATCCATCTGGCCATCCATCCGTGGGGGTCTGCAATGGCCACCTTTAGCCGCCAGGAATTTTTCCAGCAGCTACTACAAGGCTGTCTCCTGCCTACTGCCCAGCAGGGCCTTGACCAGATCTGGCTGCTCCTTGCCATCTGCCTCGCCTGCCGCCTCCTCTGGAGGCTCG GGTTGCCATCCTACCTGAAGCATGCAAGCACCGTGGCAGGCGGGTTCTTCAGCCTCTACCACTTCTTCCAGCTGCACATGGTTTGGGTCGTGCTGCTCAGCCTCCTGTGCTACCTCGTGCTGTTCCTCTGCCGACATTCCTCCCATCGAGGCGTCTTCCTATCCGTCACCATCCTCATCTACTTACTCATGGG TGAGATGCACATGGTAGACACCGTGACATGGCACAAGATGCGAG GGGCACAGATGATTGTGGCCATGAAGGCAGTGTCTCTGGGCTTCGACCTGGACCGGGGCGAGGTGGGTACGGTGCCCTCGCCAGTGGAGTTCATGGGCTACCTCTACTTCGTGGGCACCATCGTCTTCGGGCCCTGGATATCCTTCCACAGCTACCTACAAGCTGTCCAAGGCCGCCCACTG AGCTGCCGATGGCTGCAGAAGGTGGCCCGGAGCCTGGCACTGGCCCTGCTGTGCCTTGTGCTGTCCACTTGCGTGGGCCCCTACCTCTTCCCGTACTTCATCCCCCTCGACGGTGACCGCCTCCTTCGCAA GTGGCTGCGAGCCTACGAGAGTGCTGTCTCCTTCCACTTCAGCAACTATTTTGTGGGCTTTCTTTCCGAGGCCACGGCCACGTTGGCGGGGGCTGGCTTTACCGAGGAGAAGGATCACCTGGAATG GGACCTGACGGTGTCCAAGCCACTGAATGTGGAGCTGCCTCGGTCAATGGTGGAAGTTGTCACAAGCTGGAACCTGCCCATGTCTTATTGGCTAAATAACT ATGTTTTCAAGAATGCTCTCCGCCTGGGGACCTTCTCGGCTGTGCTGGTCACCTATGCAGCCAGCGCCCTCCTACAT GGCTTCAGTTTCCACCTGGCTGCGGTCCTGCTGTCCCTGGCTTTTATCACTTACGTGGAGCATG tCCTCCGGAAGCGCCTGGCTCGGATCCTCAGTGCCTGTGTCTTGTCAAAGCGGTGCCCGCCAGACTGTTCGCACCAGCATCGCTTG GGCCTGGGGGTGCGAGCCTTAAACTTGCTCTTTGGAGCTCTGGCCATCTTCCACCTGGCCTACCTGGGCTCCCTGTTTGATGTCGATGTGGACGACACCACAGAGGAGCAG GGCTACGGCATGGCATACACCGTCCACAAGTGGTCAGAGCTCAGCTGGGCCAGTCACTGGGTCACTTTTGGATGCTGGATCTTCTACCGTCTCATAGGCTGA
- the PORCN gene encoding protein-serine O-palmitoleoyltransferase porcupine isoform X12 encodes MGLKCMPSHHHRTGLFTALERQRSFIHSRSQAVRVHAEHPHAHSWWLSLMYLTSHAFPQSSSTVPLHGLGSPKLKYLSIWPSIRGGLQWPPLAARNFSSSYYKAVSCLLPSRALTRSGCSLPSASPAASSGGSLHMVWVVLLSLLCYLVLFLCRHSSHRGVFLSVTILIYLLMGEMHMVDTVTWHKMRGAQMIVAMKAVSLGFDLDRGEVGTVPSPVEFMGYLYFVGTIVFGPWISFHSYLQAVQGRPLSCRWLQKVARSLALALLCLVLSTCVGPYLFPYFIPLDGDRLLRKWLRAYESAVSFHFSNYFVGFLSEATATLAGAGFTEEKDHLEWDLTVSKPLNVELPRSMVEVVTSWNLPMSYWLNNYVFKNALRLGTFSAVLVTYAASALLHGFSFHLAAVLLSLAFITYVEHVLRKRLARILSACVLSKRCPPDCSHQHRLGLGVRALNLLFGALAIFHLAYLGSLFDVDVDDTTEEQGYGMAYTVHKWSELSWASHWVTFGCWIFYRLIG; translated from the exons ATGGGCCTGAAATGTATGCCATCCCATCACCATCGGACTGGACTGTTCACAGCACTGGAGAGACAGAGGTCCTTCATTCACTCCAGGTCACAGGCTGTGCGTGTGCATGCCgaacacccacatgcacacagttGGTGGCTCAGTCTGATGTACCTGACTTCTCACGCCTTCCCCCAGTCCTCCAGTACCGTGCCTCTACATGGGCTGGGCAGCCCCAAACTGAAAT ATCTATCCATCTGGCCATCCATCCGTGGGGGTCTGCAATGGCCACCTTTAGCCGCCAGGAATTTTTCCAGCAGCTACTACAAGGCTGTCTCCTGCCTACTGCCCAGCAGGGCCTTGACCAGATCTGGCTGCTCCTTGCCATCTGCCTCGCCTGCCGCCTCCTCTGGAGGCTCG CTGCACATGGTTTGGGTCGTGCTGCTCAGCCTCCTGTGCTACCTCGTGCTGTTCCTCTGCCGACATTCCTCCCATCGAGGCGTCTTCCTATCCGTCACCATCCTCATCTACTTACTCATGGG TGAGATGCACATGGTAGACACCGTGACATGGCACAAGATGCGAG GGGCACAGATGATTGTGGCCATGAAGGCAGTGTCTCTGGGCTTCGACCTGGACCGGGGCGAGGTGGGTACGGTGCCCTCGCCAGTGGAGTTCATGGGCTACCTCTACTTCGTGGGCACCATCGTCTTCGGGCCCTGGATATCCTTCCACAGCTACCTACAAGCTGTCCAAGGCCGCCCACTG AGCTGCCGATGGCTGCAGAAGGTGGCCCGGAGCCTGGCACTGGCCCTGCTGTGCCTTGTGCTGTCCACTTGCGTGGGCCCCTACCTCTTCCCGTACTTCATCCCCCTCGACGGTGACCGCCTCCTTCGCAA GTGGCTGCGAGCCTACGAGAGTGCTGTCTCCTTCCACTTCAGCAACTATTTTGTGGGCTTTCTTTCCGAGGCCACGGCCACGTTGGCGGGGGCTGGCTTTACCGAGGAGAAGGATCACCTGGAATG GGACCTGACGGTGTCCAAGCCACTGAATGTGGAGCTGCCTCGGTCAATGGTGGAAGTTGTCACAAGCTGGAACCTGCCCATGTCTTATTGGCTAAATAACT ATGTTTTCAAGAATGCTCTCCGCCTGGGGACCTTCTCGGCTGTGCTGGTCACCTATGCAGCCAGCGCCCTCCTACAT GGCTTCAGTTTCCACCTGGCTGCGGTCCTGCTGTCCCTGGCTTTTATCACTTACGTGGAGCATG tCCTCCGGAAGCGCCTGGCTCGGATCCTCAGTGCCTGTGTCTTGTCAAAGCGGTGCCCGCCAGACTGTTCGCACCAGCATCGCTTG GGCCTGGGGGTGCGAGCCTTAAACTTGCTCTTTGGAGCTCTGGCCATCTTCCACCTGGCCTACCTGGGCTCCCTGTTTGATGTCGATGTGGACGACACCACAGAGGAGCAG GGCTACGGCATGGCATACACCGTCCACAAGTGGTCAGAGCTCAGCTGGGCCAGTCACTGGGTCACTTTTGGATGCTGGATCTTCTACCGTCTCATAGGCTGA
- the PORCN gene encoding protein-serine O-palmitoleoyltransferase porcupine isoform X9 produces MYAIPSPSDWTVHSTGETEVLHSLQVTGCACACRTPTCTQLVAQSDVPDFSRLPPVLQYRASTWAGQPQTEMALTRSGCSLPSASPAASSGGSLHMVWVVLLSLLCYLVLFLCRHSSHRGVFLSVTILIYLLMGEMHMVDTVTWHKMRGAQMIVAMKAVSLGFDLDRGEVGTVPSPVEFMGYLYFVGTIVFGPWISFHSYLQAVQGRPLSCRWLQKVARSLALALLCLVLSTCVGPYLFPYFIPLDGDRLLRKWLRAYESAVSFHFSNYFVGFLSEATATLAGAGFTEEKDHLEWDLTVSKPLNVELPRSMVEVVTSWNLPMSYWLNNYVFKNALRLGTFSAVLVTYAASALLHGFSFHLAAVLLSLAFITYVEHVLRKRLARILSACVLSKRCPPDCSHQHRLGLGVRALNLLFGALAIFHLAYLGSLFDVDVDDTTEEQGYGMAYTVHKWSELSWASHWVTFGCWIFYRLIG; encoded by the exons ATGTATGCCATCCCATCACCATCGGACTGGACTGTTCACAGCACTGGAGAGACAGAGGTCCTTCATTCACTCCAGGTCACAGGCTGTGCGTGTGCATGCCgaacacccacatgcacacagttGGTGGCTCAGTCTGATGTACCTGACTTCTCACGCCTTCCCCCAGTCCTCCAGTACCGTGCCTCTACATGGGCTGGGCAGCCCCAAACTGAAAT GGCCTTGACCAGATCTGGCTGCTCCTTGCCATCTGCCTCGCCTGCCGCCTCCTCTGGAGGCTCG CTGCACATGGTTTGGGTCGTGCTGCTCAGCCTCCTGTGCTACCTCGTGCTGTTCCTCTGCCGACATTCCTCCCATCGAGGCGTCTTCCTATCCGTCACCATCCTCATCTACTTACTCATGGG TGAGATGCACATGGTAGACACCGTGACATGGCACAAGATGCGAG GGGCACAGATGATTGTGGCCATGAAGGCAGTGTCTCTGGGCTTCGACCTGGACCGGGGCGAGGTGGGTACGGTGCCCTCGCCAGTGGAGTTCATGGGCTACCTCTACTTCGTGGGCACCATCGTCTTCGGGCCCTGGATATCCTTCCACAGCTACCTACAAGCTGTCCAAGGCCGCCCACTG AGCTGCCGATGGCTGCAGAAGGTGGCCCGGAGCCTGGCACTGGCCCTGCTGTGCCTTGTGCTGTCCACTTGCGTGGGCCCCTACCTCTTCCCGTACTTCATCCCCCTCGACGGTGACCGCCTCCTTCGCAA GTGGCTGCGAGCCTACGAGAGTGCTGTCTCCTTCCACTTCAGCAACTATTTTGTGGGCTTTCTTTCCGAGGCCACGGCCACGTTGGCGGGGGCTGGCTTTACCGAGGAGAAGGATCACCTGGAATG GGACCTGACGGTGTCCAAGCCACTGAATGTGGAGCTGCCTCGGTCAATGGTGGAAGTTGTCACAAGCTGGAACCTGCCCATGTCTTATTGGCTAAATAACT ATGTTTTCAAGAATGCTCTCCGCCTGGGGACCTTCTCGGCTGTGCTGGTCACCTATGCAGCCAGCGCCCTCCTACAT GGCTTCAGTTTCCACCTGGCTGCGGTCCTGCTGTCCCTGGCTTTTATCACTTACGTGGAGCATG tCCTCCGGAAGCGCCTGGCTCGGATCCTCAGTGCCTGTGTCTTGTCAAAGCGGTGCCCGCCAGACTGTTCGCACCAGCATCGCTTG GGCCTGGGGGTGCGAGCCTTAAACTTGCTCTTTGGAGCTCTGGCCATCTTCCACCTGGCCTACCTGGGCTCCCTGTTTGATGTCGATGTGGACGACACCACAGAGGAGCAG GGCTACGGCATGGCATACACCGTCCACAAGTGGTCAGAGCTCAGCTGGGCCAGTCACTGGGTCACTTTTGGATGCTGGATCTTCTACCGTCTCATAGGCTGA